A portion of the Bacillus thuringiensis genome contains these proteins:
- the arcC gene encoding carbamate kinase, giving the protein MARRKIVVALGGNAIQSGEATAGAQQEALEKTAEQLVKIMENDVDIVIAHGNGPQVGNILLQQKAAETEKTPAMPLDTCGAMSQGMIGYWMENAIEKALKKRNIQKDVATVITRVVVDKKDEAFKNPTKPIGPFYTEEEARRLMDETKAVFKEDAGRGWRRVVPSPKPVSIHEHKVINSLVEDGNIVIAVGGGGIPVIDSEEGLKGTEAVIDKDFAAQKLAELVDADTLVILTAVDHVYVNYNQPNQKKLEHVRVNQLEEYMEEQQFAAGSMLPKIEAAINFVNTNPKRKTIITSLEKVYEALEEKAGTIISKQNVCMYV; this is encoded by the coding sequence ATGGCACGAAGAAAAATTGTAGTGGCACTAGGAGGAAATGCGATACAGTCTGGAGAAGCTACTGCGGGAGCGCAGCAAGAAGCGTTGGAAAAAACGGCAGAACAACTTGTGAAAATAATGGAAAATGATGTGGATATAGTAATTGCGCATGGAAATGGCCCACAAGTGGGGAATATTTTATTACAGCAAAAAGCTGCAGAAACGGAAAAGACACCTGCAATGCCATTAGATACTTGTGGGGCAATGAGCCAAGGGATGATTGGATATTGGATGGAAAATGCGATTGAAAAGGCATTGAAAAAACGGAATATACAAAAAGATGTAGCAACGGTTATAACACGCGTTGTTGTGGATAAAAAAGATGAGGCATTTAAAAATCCAACTAAACCAATTGGTCCTTTTTATACAGAAGAAGAGGCCAGAAGATTAATGGATGAAACGAAAGCAGTGTTTAAAGAAGATGCTGGTAGAGGATGGAGACGTGTTGTTCCATCACCGAAGCCTGTAAGTATTCATGAACATAAAGTTATTAATTCTTTGGTCGAAGATGGAAACATAGTGATAGCTGTTGGCGGAGGGGGAATTCCAGTAATTGATTCCGAAGAAGGGTTAAAAGGAACTGAAGCGGTTATCGATAAAGATTTCGCTGCACAGAAATTAGCAGAATTAGTAGATGCCGATACGCTCGTTATTTTAACTGCAGTTGATCATGTGTATGTAAATTATAATCAACCGAATCAAAAAAAATTAGAGCATGTCAGAGTGAATCAACTAGAAGAATATATGGAAGAACAACAATTTGCCGCGGGAAGCATGCTTCCAAAAATTGAAGCTGCGATTAATTTTGTTAATACAAATCCAAAAAGAAAAACAATTATTACGTCTTTAGAAAAAGTATATGAAGCACTAGAAGAAAAAGCTGGTACTATTATTTCAAAACAGAATGTATGCATGTATGTTTAA
- a CDS encoding Crp/Fnr family transcriptional regulator has translation MNRRNVVKDLKQFELFAHLTEKKLKGLTEFVYWRTYKKGQFLFLEGDSRERIYFMLDGFVKLERVNQNGNLLYDDYVKRYSIFPYGGMFTDRGYNYTAEAMTDVEVYYIPTVIFEDMVKSSRTQLMYVVQQLSSILKLNENRVQNITIPNAQDRVIQTLNYLMQDLGEQSGEKIVISCPLTTIEISKISGTSRETVSSVLKQLKNDSIVTILDKKITIHDPTYFEEISM, from the coding sequence ATGAATAGACGGAACGTAGTGAAAGACTTAAAGCAGTTCGAATTATTTGCTCATTTAACAGAAAAAAAATTGAAAGGCTTAACAGAGTTTGTTTATTGGCGAACTTATAAGAAAGGTCAATTTTTATTTTTAGAAGGGGATTCAAGGGAAAGAATCTACTTCATGTTAGATGGTTTTGTAAAGTTAGAGCGGGTTAATCAAAATGGGAACTTATTATACGATGACTATGTAAAGCGGTATTCTATTTTTCCTTATGGTGGTATGTTTACAGACAGAGGATATAACTATACAGCAGAAGCAATGACGGATGTGGAAGTATATTATATTCCAACGGTAATCTTTGAAGATATGGTGAAATCCAGCAGAACGCAATTGATGTACGTTGTTCAGCAATTATCATCTATATTAAAATTGAACGAAAATCGGGTGCAAAATATTACAATTCCTAATGCACAAGATCGTGTTATCCAAACGTTAAATTATTTAATGCAGGATTTAGGAGAACAGAGTGGGGAAAAGATTGTAATTTCATGTCCACTTACAACAATTGAAATATCCAAAATATCTGGAACATCTCGAGAGACAGTTAGCAGCGTATTAAAACAATTAAAAAATGATAGCATTGTTACAATTTTAGATAAAAAAATTACAATACATGATCCAACATATTTTGAAGAAATCTCTATGTGA
- a CDS encoding FAD-dependent oxidoreductase yields MKQTKLTGRIVVPTDPDYDVARMNLNLSIPKLPCIIVFCQNNKDVCNALKWARERHIPFRLRSGRHSYENFSLLNRGLIIDVSEMHRITVNTDKLTATIEAGANLGTVYKELWNYGVTIPAGTSASVGIVGLALGGGIGMLSRLFGLTCDQLMEVEMVQACGKFGAKLIRANEQENSNLFWACRGGGGGNFGIVTSLTFRVHPIKNVSIFSITWEWEDFIAAFQAWQNWAPYIDERLTSSIELFAKQQNKIEAQGEFVGSPSELHSLLSPLLETGSPSLFIEEVPYIKAVEFFNGGNIPENFKRSGSYVYKPIPLKGIQLMQYFLSHAPNKDASIWHQSLIGAVENISPNETAYFHRKAIIAQEYITSWKCDDEENRNIRWVKDLRESLDPYTLGDYVNWPDIDIKNWQTSYYGSNFHRLRKVKTMYDPCDIFHFQQSIPPFHT; encoded by the coding sequence TTGAAGCAAACAAAATTAACAGGTCGTATCGTTGTTCCCACAGATCCTGACTACGACGTAGCCCGAATGAATTTAAATTTAAGTATTCCAAAACTCCCTTGTATTATTGTTTTTTGTCAAAATAACAAGGATGTCTGTAACGCCTTAAAATGGGCACGTGAACGTCATATACCATTTCGGTTAAGAAGCGGACGTCATAGCTATGAAAATTTTTCTCTTTTAAATAGAGGACTTATTATTGATGTGAGTGAAATGCATCGCATTACTGTTAATACAGATAAATTAACAGCAACAATTGAGGCTGGTGCAAATCTTGGCACTGTTTATAAAGAGCTTTGGAATTACGGTGTTACAATTCCTGCTGGTACAAGTGCAAGCGTCGGAATTGTTGGATTAGCACTTGGCGGTGGTATTGGTATGCTTTCGCGCTTATTTGGATTAACATGTGATCAACTAATGGAAGTGGAAATGGTACAAGCGTGTGGAAAATTTGGTGCAAAACTCATTCGTGCAAATGAACAAGAAAATTCTAACCTTTTTTGGGCATGCCGTGGTGGCGGTGGTGGAAACTTCGGAATTGTCACTTCCTTAACTTTTCGAGTCCACCCGATAAAAAATGTATCAATTTTCTCAATTACATGGGAATGGGAAGACTTTATTGCTGCATTTCAAGCGTGGCAAAACTGGGCACCTTATATAGATGAACGTCTCACTTCATCGATCGAATTATTCGCCAAGCAACAAAATAAAATCGAAGCACAAGGCGAGTTTGTCGGTTCTCCCTCTGAACTCCATTCCTTATTATCCCCTCTTCTTGAAACTGGTAGCCCCTCTCTCTTTATAGAAGAAGTTCCTTATATAAAGGCTGTTGAATTTTTTAATGGCGGTAACATCCCTGAAAATTTCAAGCGCTCTGGTTCCTATGTCTATAAACCTATTCCCCTTAAAGGCATTCAACTCATGCAATACTTTCTTTCTCATGCCCCAAATAAAGATGCTAGTATTTGGCATCAATCACTCATAGGTGCTGTTGAAAATATTTCGCCGAATGAAACGGCTTATTTTCATCGTAAAGCAATTATTGCTCAAGAATACATTACCTCTTGGAAATGCGATGATGAAGAAAATCGAAATATACGCTGGGTTAAAGATTTACGAGAAAGCTTAGATCCTTATACATTAGGTGACTATGTGAACTGGCCCGATATCGACATTAAAAATTGGCAAACTAGTTATTATGGCTCTAACTTTCACAGATTGCGTAAGGTGAAAACTATGTATGATCCTTGTGATATTTTTCATTTCCAACAAAGTATTCCTCCTTTTCATACGTGA
- a CDS encoding glycoside hydrolase family 13 protein: MNKTWWKEAVAYQIYPRSFMDSNGDGIGDLQGIIAKLDYLKDLGIDVIWICPMYKSPNDDNGYDISDYQDIMDEFGTMADFDALLDEVHKRDMKLIIDLVINHTSDEHPWFIESRSSKDNPKRDWYIWHDGKDGAEPNNWESIFNGSAWEYDEETEQYYLHLFSRKQPDLNWENKEVREVLYDTVNWWLDKGIDGFRVDAISHIKKEEGLKDMPNPKELKYVPSFDKHMNVKGIQPLLEELKESTFSKYDIMTVGEANGVKIEDAELWVGEEQGKFNMVFQFEHLSLWDAEKKKDLDVVGLKKVLTKWQKGLENKGWNALYIENHDKPRIVSTWGDDKQYWRESATALGAMYFFMHGTPFIYQGQEIGMTNVQLPNIEDYDDVAIKNLYREKIAEGVPHQDMMEIIWASCRDNSRTPMQWNDEVNAGFTTSTPWFSMNPNYKEINVEKQKNEEKSIFNFYKKMIALKKEHDVLNYGTYDLLLEDDPQIYAYTRTLQDEKVIVISNISKEEAVYNEGSFALERKRLLLNNYEVAEHEEVTTIALKPYETRVYRIS; encoded by the coding sequence ATGAATAAGACATGGTGGAAAGAAGCGGTTGCTTATCAAATTTATCCACGAAGCTTTATGGATTCAAATGGTGATGGTATTGGAGATTTACAAGGTATTATTGCAAAACTGGATTATTTAAAAGATTTAGGTATAGATGTAATTTGGATTTGTCCAATGTATAAGTCACCTAATGATGATAATGGTTATGATATTAGTGATTATCAAGATATTATGGATGAGTTTGGTACAATGGCAGACTTTGATGCTTTACTAGATGAAGTTCATAAGCGTGATATGAAGCTTATTATTGATTTAGTTATTAATCATACGAGTGATGAACATCCATGGTTTATTGAATCACGTTCATCTAAAGATAATCCGAAGCGTGATTGGTATATTTGGCATGATGGTAAAGATGGTGCGGAGCCAAACAACTGGGAAAGTATTTTTAATGGTTCGGCATGGGAATATGATGAAGAAACAGAACAATATTATTTACATTTATTCTCACGTAAACAACCAGATTTGAACTGGGAGAATAAAGAAGTTCGCGAAGTACTATATGATACGGTTAATTGGTGGCTTGATAAAGGTATTGATGGTTTCCGCGTTGATGCGATCAGTCATATTAAAAAAGAAGAAGGCCTCAAGGATATGCCAAATCCAAAAGAGTTAAAATATGTGCCATCTTTTGATAAACATATGAATGTGAAAGGTATTCAACCTTTATTAGAAGAGCTAAAAGAAAGTACATTCTCTAAGTACGATATTATGACTGTTGGTGAAGCAAATGGCGTTAAGATTGAAGATGCTGAGCTTTGGGTTGGAGAAGAGCAAGGTAAGTTCAATATGGTATTCCAGTTTGAACATTTAAGTTTATGGGATGCAGAGAAGAAGAAAGACCTTGATGTTGTAGGATTGAAAAAAGTATTAACGAAATGGCAAAAAGGATTAGAGAATAAAGGATGGAACGCTTTATATATTGAAAATCACGATAAACCACGTATCGTTTCAACATGGGGAGATGATAAACAATATTGGCGTGAAAGTGCAACAGCTCTAGGAGCGATGTATTTCTTTATGCACGGTACACCGTTTATTTATCAAGGACAAGAAATTGGTATGACAAATGTTCAGTTACCAAATATTGAAGATTACGATGATGTAGCAATTAAAAATTTATATCGCGAGAAAATTGCAGAGGGCGTACCACATCAAGATATGATGGAGATTATATGGGCTTCTTGCCGCGATAATTCACGTACACCTATGCAATGGAATGATGAGGTGAATGCTGGTTTCACAACAAGTACACCTTGGTTTAGCATGAATCCAAATTACAAAGAAATTAATGTTGAAAAGCAAAAAAATGAAGAAAAGTCTATTTTCAATTTCTATAAGAAAATGATTGCCCTGAAAAAAGAGCACGATGTACTGAACTATGGTACGTACGATTTACTTTTAGAAGACGACCCACAAATTTATGCATATACACGTACATTACAGGATGAAAAAGTCATTGTAATTAGTAATATCTCAAAAGAGGAAGCTGTGTATAATGAGGGTTCATTTGCACTAGAACGCAAACGTTTGCTTTTAAATAACTATGAAGTTGCGGAACATGAAGAAGTAACAACAATTGCTTTAAAACCTTATGAAACAAGGGTTTATCGCATTTCATAA
- a CDS encoding PTS transporter subunit IIBC — MKITSFDFWQKFGKALLVVVAVMPAAGLMISIGKLIGMSAGDINAVHTIARVMEDIGWAIITNLHILFAVAIGGSWAKDRAGGAFAALLAFVLTNRITGAIFGVNAQMLADSKATVSSVIAGDLLVKDYFTSVLGAPALNMGVFVGIITGFLGANLYNKYYNYNKLPQALAFFNGKRFVPFVVILWSTVTAIVLSLLWPFIQSGLNEFGRWIAASKDSAPVVAPFVYGTLERLLLPFGLHHMLTIPMNYTELGGTYTMLTGSKVGQVVAGQDPLWLAWITDLNNLLANGDTKAYNDLLNNVVPARFKAGQVIGSTAALMGIAFAMFRNVDKEKRAKYKPMFLSAALAVFLTGVTEPIEFMFMFIAPVLYVVYAITTGLAFALADLINLRVHAFGFIELITRTPMMVNAGLTRDLINFVIVSLVFFGLNFTLFNFLIKKFNLPTPGRAGNYIDNEDEASEGTGNVQDGSLATKVIDLLGGKENIADVDACMTRLRVTVKDLDVVAPEAQWKQNGALGLIVKDKGVQAVYGPKADVLKSDIQDMLGA; from the coding sequence ATGAAAATTACGTCTTTTGATTTTTGGCAAAAGTTCGGGAAAGCGTTATTAGTTGTTGTAGCCGTAATGCCAGCAGCTGGTTTAATGATTTCCATCGGTAAGTTAATTGGTATGTCTGCTGGGGATATTAACGCAGTTCACACAATCGCTCGCGTAATGGAAGACATCGGTTGGGCAATCATTACAAATCTACACATTTTATTCGCAGTAGCAATTGGGGGATCTTGGGCGAAGGATCGTGCAGGTGGTGCATTTGCAGCACTATTAGCATTCGTCTTAACAAACCGAATTACAGGAGCTATATTTGGCGTAAACGCTCAAATGTTAGCGGATTCAAAAGCGACAGTTTCTTCAGTAATAGCAGGAGATTTACTTGTAAAAGATTACTTTACTTCTGTACTTGGTGCACCAGCATTAAACATGGGAGTTTTCGTGGGGATTATCACAGGTTTCTTAGGAGCTAATCTATATAACAAATATTATAACTATAATAAACTGCCACAGGCATTAGCATTCTTTAATGGAAAACGATTTGTACCATTCGTTGTAATTCTTTGGTCTACAGTTACTGCGATTGTATTATCACTTCTATGGCCATTCATCCAAAGTGGGTTAAATGAATTTGGTCGCTGGATTGCAGCTTCAAAAGATAGTGCACCAGTTGTTGCACCGTTTGTATATGGAACGTTAGAGCGTTTATTATTACCATTTGGTTTACACCATATGTTAACGATTCCGATGAACTATACAGAGCTAGGCGGAACATATACGATGCTAACTGGTTCAAAAGTTGGACAAGTTGTAGCAGGACAAGATCCATTATGGCTTGCATGGATTACAGATTTAAATAATTTATTAGCAAATGGAGATACGAAGGCATATAACGATTTATTAAATAACGTTGTACCAGCTCGTTTCAAAGCTGGACAAGTTATCGGCTCAACAGCAGCGTTAATGGGGATTGCATTTGCGATGTTCCGTAACGTTGATAAAGAAAAGCGTGCAAAATATAAACCAATGTTTTTATCAGCAGCATTAGCAGTATTCTTAACAGGTGTAACAGAACCAATTGAATTCATGTTCATGTTTATTGCTCCAGTATTATATGTTGTATATGCTATTACAACAGGACTTGCATTCGCGCTAGCTGATTTAATTAACTTACGTGTTCATGCATTTGGATTTATTGAGTTAATTACTCGTACACCAATGATGGTTAACGCAGGTTTAACAAGAGACTTAATCAACTTTGTTATTGTTTCATTAGTGTTCTTCGGTCTTAACTTTACACTATTTAATTTCTTAATTAAAAAATTCAATTTACCAACACCAGGGCGTGCAGGTAACTATATTGATAATGAAGATGAGGCATCAGAAGGAACAGGAAATGTACAAGACGGTTCATTAGCAACAAAAGTTATCGATTTATTAGGTGGAAAAGAAAATATTGCTGACGTAGATGCTTGTATGACACGCTTACGTGTAACAGTAAAAGACTTAGATGTTGTTGCACCAGAAGCACAGTGGAAACAAAATGGTGCTTTAGGGCTTATTGTAAAAGATAAAGGTGTACAAGCGGTATATGGTCCGAAAGCTGACGTATTAAAGTCAGACATTCAAGATATGTTAGGTGCGTAA
- a CDS encoding endonuclease/exonuclease/phosphatase family protein, translating to MKLLTLNCHSWQEENQIEKIQYLAKVIQEEEYDVIALQEVSQSIQAENVCGNKKEDNFGLLLLEELKALHVKDYNITWDFSHIGYDVYEEGLAIITKHNIIKEDTFFISENEDTTYWKTRKIVSTTIAYNGKNITFYSCHLGWWNDEEESFEGQVDRLMERVDSNKLAFLMGDFNNNARLEGEGYEYMMQKGLYDTYELAIEKDEGTTVQGEIAGWDENKHNLRIDLILCNQSKKVHSSKVIFNGTNRNVISDHFGVEVQLDI from the coding sequence ATGAAATTGCTAACTTTAAACTGTCATTCTTGGCAAGAAGAGAATCAAATAGAAAAGATACAATACCTTGCTAAAGTAATTCAAGAAGAAGAGTACGATGTCATCGCATTGCAAGAAGTAAGTCAGTCCATACAAGCTGAAAATGTATGCGGTAACAAGAAAGAAGATAATTTTGGACTTTTACTATTAGAAGAGTTAAAAGCGCTACATGTAAAAGATTACAATATTACTTGGGATTTCTCTCATATTGGTTATGACGTGTATGAAGAAGGATTAGCGATTATAACGAAGCATAATATTATAAAAGAAGATACGTTCTTCATTTCAGAAAACGAGGATACAACGTATTGGAAAACGCGTAAAATTGTAAGTACAACAATTGCTTATAATGGTAAGAATATAACGTTTTACTCTTGCCATCTCGGTTGGTGGAATGATGAAGAAGAGTCATTCGAAGGTCAAGTCGATCGTTTGATGGAGCGTGTAGATAGCAATAAGCTCGCCTTCTTAATGGGGGATTTTAATAACAATGCTCGCTTGGAAGGCGAAGGTTATGAGTATATGATGCAAAAAGGGTTGTATGACACATATGAATTAGCAATAGAGAAGGATGAAGGAACGACTGTCCAAGGCGAGATTGCTGGTTGGGATGAAAATAAACATAATTTGCGAATCGATCTAATATTGTGTAACCAAAGTAAAAAAGTTCATTCTTCAAAAGTTATTTTTAATGGTACAAACAGAAATGTAATTTCAGATCATTTCGGTGTAGAGGTTCAATTGGATATATAA
- a CDS encoding YhgE/Pip domain-containing protein produces the protein MKQIWRIYKTDLRNVAKHWAAIVIVLGLMILPSLYAWFNIKASWDPYGNTKEVPIAVSNQDAGSNLRGKDINIGKEIVDSLKKNKNLGWKFVDEKQAIYGVERGDYYASITIPKDFSEKIATVLDENPKKPELDYYVNEKVNAIAPKITAKGASGITEEISKNFVKTANGEIFKIFNDLGIDLETNLPSIEKVKDLVFKLEAQFPEMNTLMDKALDDATRAEDVVKVAQKELPVVESVMNDGQEALGNLDKFFARNDETLQRAPGTIKNNLMVMQKGLDGAAAITDFLKNPSFDSNLTLPDPAKFPVLPNITIPQVPQIPEIPALPQVNGEGYKNIAKNINQTVNNVFSSIRVGTTYAQGVINGLQNGNFDPEKAKQDLNKVSETLQGRADSVSYLIDVFTKFKESASTDFGKEFFQKRIEKLTNLKSAIENANGGVKDIANIIGTGQEVKQDVRDAANKKLDAINNLVNQAEADYNATFVADFEKAVSTAEQLKNTAENVKEDAQQLRGNLNQDIKKANELVNQTNEALDSGREKYDKAVNDYSRLKTELEKAREDLSNKGVNGLDSTKVALNDVNGQFKAGWNLVNDMIPVLESTNKVLADVNSDKNLNGTIAKLNKVKDGFQKGIDLTDKGIDAINKGQKPAADVIESINQVSKSVSGQIGDILAKYDSEITPNFNAAIARTKEMSKNTSQILKEADKKLPDVKKLLEDSSKGLVDGKKKLADIKAEMPATEKKIKELADKIRDFESEEDLKDIIRLLKNDVEKQSDYFANPVNLKENKLFAMPNYGSAMSPFYTVLALWVGALLMVSLLTVEVHEEGANYKSHEIYFGRLLTFLTIGLSQAFIVSMGDIFLLGTYVVDKFWFVLFSLFIGGVFVCIVYSLVSIFGNVGKSMAIILLVLQVAGSGGTFPIQMTPKFFQAIYPFLPFTYAISAIRETVGGMLWDIVIRDLLVLSVFVVVMIVAALLLKTPINKSSEKFVENAKGSKIIH, from the coding sequence ATGAAACAGATTTGGCGTATTTATAAGACAGATTTACGGAATGTAGCCAAACATTGGGCTGCAATTGTTATTGTTTTAGGATTAATGATTTTACCATCGTTATATGCATGGTTTAACATTAAAGCTTCTTGGGATCCGTATGGAAATACAAAAGAGGTTCCCATTGCAGTTTCTAACCAAGATGCAGGTTCTAATTTAAGAGGGAAAGATATTAATATCGGGAAAGAGATTGTAGACTCCCTTAAGAAAAACAAAAATCTTGGCTGGAAATTTGTAGATGAAAAACAAGCAATTTACGGAGTTGAGCGTGGGGATTATTATGCAAGTATTACGATTCCAAAAGACTTCTCTGAAAAAATTGCAACTGTTCTGGATGAAAATCCTAAAAAACCAGAACTGGATTACTATGTGAATGAAAAAGTAAACGCGATTGCACCGAAGATTACAGCAAAAGGTGCATCAGGTATTACAGAAGAAATTAGTAAAAACTTTGTAAAAACAGCAAACGGTGAGATTTTTAAAATTTTCAATGACCTTGGAATCGATTTAGAAACAAACTTACCAAGTATCGAAAAAGTAAAAGATCTTGTATTTAAGTTAGAAGCGCAGTTCCCAGAAATGAATACACTTATGGATAAGGCATTAGATGATGCAACTCGAGCAGAAGATGTTGTGAAAGTAGCGCAAAAAGAGTTGCCGGTTGTAGAAAGTGTTATGAATGATGGGCAAGAAGCGTTAGGGAATTTAGATAAATTCTTTGCGAGAAATGATGAAACATTGCAACGTGCCCCAGGAACTATTAAGAATAATTTAATGGTAATGCAAAAAGGTTTAGATGGTGCGGCGGCAATTACGGATTTCTTAAAAAATCCATCATTTGATTCTAATCTGACACTTCCAGATCCAGCTAAATTCCCAGTGTTGCCTAATATAACTATTCCGCAAGTACCACAAATCCCAGAAATTCCAGCTTTACCGCAAGTGAATGGTGAGGGGTATAAAAATATTGCTAAAAATATTAATCAAACTGTAAATAATGTTTTTAGTTCGATACGTGTCGGAACAACTTATGCACAAGGTGTTATAAACGGGTTGCAAAATGGTAATTTTGATCCAGAAAAAGCGAAGCAAGATCTTAATAAGGTTTCTGAGACGCTGCAAGGTCGTGCAGATAGTGTTTCATATTTAATTGATGTCTTTACTAAATTTAAAGAGTCTGCATCAACTGATTTTGGAAAAGAATTCTTCCAAAAGAGAATAGAAAAATTAACAAACCTTAAATCAGCTATTGAAAATGCAAATGGTGGCGTTAAAGATATTGCCAATATTATTGGTACAGGACAAGAAGTGAAACAAGATGTAAGAGACGCTGCTAATAAAAAGTTAGATGCAATAAATAACTTGGTAAATCAAGCAGAAGCAGATTATAACGCTACGTTTGTAGCAGATTTCGAAAAAGCAGTAAGCACAGCTGAGCAATTGAAAAACACAGCTGAAAATGTAAAAGAAGATGCTCAGCAACTAAGAGGTAATTTAAATCAAGATATCAAAAAAGCAAATGAGTTAGTAAACCAAACAAATGAAGCATTAGACAGTGGTAGAGAAAAATATGATAAAGCTGTAAATGATTACAGTAGATTAAAAACGGAGCTTGAAAAAGCAAGAGAAGACTTAAGTAACAAAGGTGTTAATGGATTAGATTCTACAAAAGTAGCCTTAAATGATGTGAATGGACAGTTCAAAGCAGGATGGAATTTAGTTAATGACATGATTCCAGTTCTGGAAAGTACAAATAAAGTGTTAGCTGATGTGAATAGTGATAAAAATCTTAATGGCACAATCGCTAAGTTAAATAAAGTAAAAGATGGTTTCCAAAAAGGAATCGATTTAACTGATAAAGGAATTGACGCTATTAATAAAGGTCAAAAACCAGCAGCAGATGTTATTGAAAGTATTAATCAAGTGTCTAAAAGTGTTTCGGGCCAAATTGGTGACATTTTAGCTAAATATGACTCAGAAATCACTCCAAATTTCAATGCAGCAATTGCTCGCACAAAAGAGATGTCTAAAAACACATCTCAAATTTTAAAAGAGGCAGACAAAAAGCTTCCAGATGTTAAAAAATTACTAGAAGATTCATCAAAAGGTTTAGTAGATGGTAAAAAGAAATTAGCAGACATTAAAGCTGAAATGCCAGCTACTGAGAAAAAGATTAAAGAATTAGCAGATAAAATTCGTGATTTTGAATCTGAAGAGGATTTAAAAGACATCATACGCTTATTGAAAAACGATGTTGAGAAGCAAAGTGATTACTTTGCGAATCCAGTCAATTTAAAAGAGAATAAATTATTTGCGATGCCAAACTACGGTTCAGCGATGTCACCATTCTATACAGTGCTTGCATTATGGGTAGGCGCATTATTAATGGTTTCATTATTAACGGTAGAAGTACACGAAGAGGGCGCAAATTATAAGAGCCATGAAATTTACTTCGGACGTTTATTAACATTCTTAACGATAGGTCTTTCACAAGCGTTTATCGTATCGATGGGAGATATATTCTTACTCGGTACGTACGTAGTCGATAAGTTCTGGTTTGTATTATTTAGTTTATTTATTGGTGGAGTCTTCGTTTGCATCGTATACTCACTCGTTTCTATTTTCGGAAACGTTGGGAAATCGATGGCGATCATTTTACTTGTATTGCAAGTAGCAGGGTCGGGCGGAACATTCCCAATTCAAATGACACCGAAATTCTTCCAAGCAATTTATCCGTTCTTACCGTTCACATACGCAATTAGTGCAATTCGTGAAACGGTTGGCGGAATGCTTTGGGATATCGTAATAAGAGATTTACTTGTGTTAAGTGTTTTCGTAGTAGTTATGATCGTTGCTGCGTTATTACTGAAAACACCAATTAACAAATCAAGTGAAAAATTTGTTGAGAATGCAAAAGGAAGTAAAATTATTCATTAA